One Ignisphaera sp. DNA segment encodes these proteins:
- a CDS encoding fibrillarin-like rRNA/tRNA 2'-O-methyltransferase, whose protein sequence is MSEVVNLYEHERFKDVYIVELDDGTSRLATKNLVPGKRVYSEHLYRWKDEEYREWNTYRSKLAAAIVKGLKEMPVRKGQKILYLGAGSGTTPSHISDIVGYEGAVYAVEFAPRVMRELIVVAEDRKNIIPILEDARMSRRYRYLIGGVDGLYADVAQPEQASIVADNANMFLVDEGWLLLAIKARSIDVTAEPSEIYRKEIETLRSRGFEIMDVVHLEPFDKDHAMVYAIYHRKR, encoded by the coding sequence ATGTCTGAAGTTGTGAATCTATATGAGCATGAAAGATTCAAGGATGTTTATATAGTTGAACTTGATGATGGAACTAGCAGACTTGCAACAAAGAATTTAGTACCAGGTAAACGTGTATACAGTGAACATCTCTATAGATGGAAAGATGAGGAATATAGAGAGTGGAACACCTACAGAAGCAAACTTGCTGCAGCAATAGTCAAAGGACTTAAGGAGATGCCTGTAAGAAAAGGTCAAAAGATACTGTATCTAGGTGCAGGTTCAGGTACAACCCCCAGCCATATTTCGGATATTGTTGGTTATGAGGGAGCGGTTTATGCAGTAGAATTTGCTCCAAGAGTTATGAGGGAACTCATAGTTGTTGCCGAAGATAGGAAAAACATTATACCGATTTTGGAGGATGCTCGAATGTCCAGAAGATATAGATATCTAATCGGAGGAGTTGATGGACTCTACGCTGATGTAGCACAACCAGAACAAGCCTCAATAGTTGCAGATAATGCCAATATGTTTCTGGTTGATGAGGGCTGGTTGTTGTTAGCGATTAAAGCTCGAAGTATTGATGTCACAGCTGAACCAAGTGAAATTTACAGAAAAGAAATAGAAACGCTAAGGAGTAGAGGATTTGAGATAATGGATGTAGTACATCTAGAACCTTTCGATAAAGATCATGCGATGGTCTACGCGATATACCATAGGAAAAGGTAA
- a CDS encoding C/D box methylation guide ribonucleoprotein complex aNOP56 subunit (functions along with aFIB and aL7a; guides 2'-O-methylation of ribose to specific sites in RNAs), with the protein MTKKLYLADTCIGVFAVDENGNIVEKVMYPKDIGKVVEELVAVSEGKMNNAFSQIIESIRSREDLGDITLIVEDPDIAREIIQKGLKCDVAIAPEAIINIRKNVSKLSVELGLFPDDKVFKEYLHEVSLELTRRKLRRYAQKRDLLAVQAIRAIDDIDKTLNLFAVRLREWYSVHFPELDDISREHEEYVKIAAEIGFREQMEVNKLIKLGISEGKAKRIVEAAQKSIGAELSEIDMNIIKVFANIWLELYELRERLTEYISQVMKEVAPNVTALVGPLLGARLLSLVGSLEELARVPASTVQVLGAEKALFRALRTGGKPPKHGVIFQYPEIRKAPKWQRGKISRALATKLSIAARIDFFTGRYIGDELRSKLYERIDEIKQLYPKPPKKESKPPTERRKRR; encoded by the coding sequence ATGACTAAAAAGTTGTACCTAGCTGACACATGTATAGGAGTATTTGCCGTAGACGAGAACGGCAATATTGTAGAGAAAGTAATGTATCCAAAAGATATAGGCAAGGTAGTTGAAGAACTTGTAGCAGTTTCAGAAGGTAAAATGAACAACGCATTTTCACAAATTATAGAGAGTATTAGGTCTAGAGAAGATTTGGGCGATATTACATTAATTGTTGAAGATCCAGATATAGCTAGAGAAATTATACAAAAGGGATTAAAATGTGATGTAGCTATAGCACCAGAGGCTATAATCAACATAAGGAAAAACGTATCTAAGCTATCTGTAGAGCTAGGTCTGTTTCCAGACGATAAAGTATTCAAAGAGTATCTACATGAGGTTTCACTTGAATTAACTAGAAGAAAGCTTAGACGATATGCACAGAAAAGAGACCTCCTTGCTGTACAAGCAATAAGGGCTATAGACGATATAGATAAGACACTAAACCTTTTTGCAGTTAGATTAAGAGAATGGTATAGCGTTCATTTTCCAGAACTCGACGACATCTCGAGAGAACATGAAGAATATGTAAAGATAGCAGCTGAAATAGGTTTTAGAGAGCAAATGGAAGTGAATAAACTAATAAAGCTTGGCATATCTGAGGGAAAAGCTAAAAGAATTGTAGAAGCTGCACAAAAAAGTATAGGCGCAGAACTTTCAGAAATTGATATGAATATAATTAAGGTCTTTGCAAACATATGGTTAGAGTTATACGAACTACGTGAAAGATTAACTGAATACATAAGCCAGGTAATGAAGGAAGTAGCACCAAATGTAACAGCTCTTGTAGGACCATTACTAGGTGCAAGACTGTTAAGTCTTGTCGGTAGTCTTGAAGAATTAGCGAGAGTGCCAGCAAGTACTGTACAAGTTCTTGGAGCTGAAAAAGCTCTGTTTAGAGCTCTTAGAACTGGAGGTAAGCCACCAAAACATGGGGTAATATTTCAATATCCCGAAATTAGAAAAGCACCCAAATGGCAAAGAGGTAAGATATCTAGAGCTCTTGCAACAAAACTTTCGATAGCTGCTAGGATAGACTTCTTTACCGGTAGATACATCGGAGATGAGCTCAGGTCTAAACTATATGAAAGAATTGATGAAATAAAACAACTATATCCAAAACCACCTAAGAAAGAAAGTAAACCCCCTACAGAAAGAAGGAAAAGAAGATAA
- a CDS encoding 30S ribosomal protein S30e — protein sequence MPSHGSLTKAGKVRSQTPKISAKPKRNLVPRIRNRREYWIRQRKLQGLPVPTVVPPSSVPRKTSG from the coding sequence ATGCCTTCCCATGGTTCACTAACTAAGGCAGGTAAAGTAAGAAGTCAAACACCAAAGATATCTGCGAAACCTAAGAGAAATCTTGTACCTAGAATTAGAAACAGACGTGAGTATTGGATTAGACAGCGGAAGCTCCAAGGTTTACCTGTACCAACAGTTGTTCCACCATCATCTGTTCCCAGAAAGACATCCGGTTGA
- the gatE gene encoding Glu-tRNA(Gln) amidotransferase subunit GatE, whose product MRSSIKIPDDINYSSVELKVGLEIHQQLDTNSKLFCNCGTLLADENELNVADQVVRYLRATRSELGEIDAAASFETQRKRRYMYLAPTSTTCLVELDEEPPHPLNREALLIAIAVAKSLNSMVVDEIHVMRKIVVDGSNTTGFQRTAIIALGGYIEDEEGLVHIQSIALEEDAARKVSEDSSSVSYALDRLGIPLIEISTAPDIRSPQQAKHVAEKIGLLLRLSGKVKRGIGTIRQDLNLSIKGSSKIEIKGVQKLELIPKVIQEETRRLVGLLMIKEELGKRGAKGEEILSQKPIDITEYLKMCNSRLIQEGLKKGYKVYAIKLPYFGGLLGVELQTGRRFGTELADYARQWAGVKGIIHSDELPGYGINEDVVNKIFKLLEAHEYDAFVLVIDEPGRVVRALEVVRDRAYQALHGIPKETRGANEDGTTRYLRPQPGSARMYPETDVPPIRIDESMLKEAEKLIPPPIDVKLKQMVEMYGLSMELANQLLHSDYLNLFEDTVKHYHIEPKLVATIFTTLVGELRKEGVDVQKIGTTEFHMLMRVIESYNIKDKDTIKQLIVKIAKEPSIDLETLTNFVHSLRITEDDIRNIVRAKIYENLEEVKNKGVKAFQYIMGKVMNELRGRVDGKTVASIVKEELDKLLTHG is encoded by the coding sequence TTGAGATCAAGTATTAAGATACCTGATGATATAAATTATAGTAGTGTTGAACTTAAGGTAGGATTAGAAATACATCAACAGTTAGATACCAATTCAAAACTTTTTTGCAATTGTGGTACTCTGTTAGCTGATGAAAACGAATTAAATGTGGCTGACCAAGTAGTTAGATATCTCAGGGCCACAAGAAGTGAGCTAGGTGAAATAGATGCTGCAGCCTCTTTTGAAACTCAGCGGAAACGGAGATACATGTATTTGGCTCCCACATCTACAACATGTCTCGTGGAATTGGATGAAGAACCTCCCCATCCACTAAATAGAGAAGCATTGCTTATAGCAATAGCTGTAGCCAAGTCTTTGAACTCTATGGTTGTTGATGAAATACACGTCATGAGGAAAATAGTTGTAGATGGTTCAAATACCACAGGTTTTCAAAGAACAGCTATCATAGCTCTTGGTGGTTACATAGAGGATGAAGAAGGTCTAGTTCATATTCAGAGTATAGCTCTAGAAGAGGATGCTGCAAGAAAGGTATCTGAAGATTCTTCTTCTGTTAGTTATGCTCTTGATAGACTGGGTATACCCTTGATCGAAATATCAACAGCACCTGATATAAGGTCTCCTCAGCAAGCAAAGCATGTAGCTGAAAAGATAGGTCTTCTACTCAGACTTTCGGGTAAGGTTAAAAGAGGTATAGGCACAATAAGACAGGATCTGAATCTCTCAATAAAAGGGTCTTCAAAGATAGAGATCAAAGGTGTACAGAAGCTTGAACTCATACCTAAGGTCATACAAGAAGAAACAAGGCGGCTTGTAGGTTTACTTATGATAAAAGAAGAACTCGGCAAAAGAGGTGCTAAAGGTGAAGAGATTCTATCTCAAAAGCCTATTGATATAACGGAATATCTGAAGATGTGTAACAGTAGACTTATACAAGAGGGATTGAAGAAAGGCTACAAGGTGTATGCCATTAAGCTTCCATATTTTGGTGGACTTCTAGGCGTAGAGCTACAAACAGGTAGAAGATTTGGAACAGAACTTGCTGATTATGCTAGACAGTGGGCTGGAGTAAAAGGTATAATACATAGTGATGAGCTACCTGGATATGGAATAAATGAAGATGTTGTAAACAAGATATTCAAGCTACTAGAGGCTCACGAATATGATGCATTCGTTTTAGTAATTGATGAACCTGGTAGAGTTGTAAGAGCACTTGAAGTTGTTAGAGATAGAGCTTATCAGGCACTCCACGGTATTCCTAAAGAGACTCGTGGGGCAAATGAAGACGGTACCACTAGGTACCTTAGACCTCAGCCTGGTTCTGCCAGAATGTATCCTGAAACAGACGTTCCTCCTATACGTATCGATGAATCGATGCTTAAGGAAGCTGAAAAATTAATTCCACCACCAATTGATGTTAAATTAAAGCAAATGGTAGAAATGTATGGTCTTAGCATGGAGTTAGCTAACCAGCTACTTCATAGTGATTATTTGAACCTATTTGAAGACACTGTTAAACACTATCATATTGAACCAAAGCTTGTAGCCACAATATTTACAACACTAGTTGGTGAATTAAGGAAAGAGGGCGTAGACGTACAAAAAATAGGAACTACGGAGTTTCACATGCTTATGAGAGTCATAGAATCGTATAATATTAAAGATAAAGATACAATAAAACAGCTCATAGTTAAGATTGCTAAAGAACCTAGTATAGATTTAGAAACCCTTACTAATTTCGTACACTCTTTACGTATTACCGAAGATGACATTAGAAACATAGTTAGGGCTAAGATATACGAGAATCTTGAGGAAGTTAAAAACAAAGGAGTGAAGGCATTTCAGTACATCATGGGAAAGGTTATGAACGAACTTAGAGGACGCGTAGATGGTAAAACTGTTGCATCAATTGTTAAAGAAGAGCTGGATAAACTCTTAACTCATGGATGA
- a CDS encoding PhoH family protein, producing MEDIWSIIKPLTSGQEEMFNALNDKNYEVLGFFGPTGTGKSLFSLAYGVHCLLNNKYIRFIIIRPVVDIITGEEIVIAKMPQAFAEAMKNYIRDILGSFIEWSKIEALINDGKIVLADPRYLRGRSFDNSVVFLDDIQLMKPESIIEAIVRVGKNSRLIVAGDPVFQALKEVGEDPSALIREVLLSEEKSYVVDLGIKDIVREGAKRGLRFLVEYKLRSRKLTDEEKRIYDVVKAKAPDADIITVVDLSEPKKTYEITQEHVPDVLIIVKQGHMGRLVGRGGERINVAEKELDKKLRGAELNLDFKEMVRSLHPTSWIWKHIEEVDFAGPNLQINVYEDVIGAAVGQKGAYVRFLDTVFKKLLGVGVKVIAIERKREKRERRSK from the coding sequence ATGGAAGATATATGGAGCATAATAAAACCATTGACCTCTGGTCAGGAAGAGATGTTCAATGCTTTAAATGATAAAAATTACGAAGTACTGGGATTCTTTGGACCTACAGGAACAGGTAAATCACTATTTAGTTTAGCCTACGGCGTTCACTGTTTATTAAACAATAAGTATATCAGATTCATAATCATAAGACCTGTTGTTGACATTATAACTGGCGAAGAAATAGTGATAGCCAAAATGCCTCAGGCTTTTGCAGAGGCTATGAAAAACTACATCAGAGATATATTAGGTTCATTTATCGAATGGAGTAAAATAGAGGCTTTAATCAATGATGGTAAGATCGTATTAGCGGATCCCAGATATTTGAGGGGACGTTCATTTGATAACTCTGTAGTATTTCTAGATGATATTCAGCTTATGAAACCCGAGAGCATTATCGAAGCTATAGTCAGGGTCGGTAAAAACAGTAGACTTATAGTAGCTGGAGATCCCGTTTTCCAAGCACTTAAAGAAGTAGGAGAAGACCCCTCAGCTCTCATCAGAGAGGTTCTACTAAGCGAAGAAAAATCGTATGTCGTAGATTTAGGTATAAAAGATATAGTTAGAGAAGGTGCAAAACGAGGACTTAGATTCCTTGTAGAATACAAACTTAGATCCAGAAAGTTAACAGATGAAGAGAAACGAATATATGATGTAGTTAAAGCTAAAGCACCAGATGCAGATATCATTACCGTTGTCGATTTGTCTGAACCTAAGAAAACATACGAAATTACTCAAGAACACGTTCCTGATGTACTCATAATAGTTAAACAAGGCCATATGGGAAGACTTGTAGGAAGAGGTGGTGAAAGAATAAACGTCGCTGAAAAAGAGCTAGACAAAAAATTAAGAGGCGCTGAATTAAATCTAGATTTCAAAGAGATGGTTCGATCTCTTCATCCTACATCATGGATATGGAAACATATAGAGGAAGTAGATTTTGCTGGACCCAATCTTCAGATAAATGTATATGAAGATGTTATCGGAGCTGCTGTTGGACAAAAAGGAGCTTATGTAAGGTTCTTAGACACAGTATTTAAGAAGTTATTAGGAGTTGGAGTAAAGGTTATAGCTATAGAAAGGAAAAGAGAGAAAAGAGAGAGAAGGAGTAAGTAA